One Methylomonas sp. LL1 DNA window includes the following coding sequences:
- a CDS encoding undecaprenyl-diphosphate phosphatase encodes MDIELLIKSLILGVVEGLTEFLPISSTGHLILAGDLLDFNDDKAKLFTIVIQVGAILAICWEYRAKIASVLSGLTSDRQAQKFVLNLAIAFIPLASLGLLFGKQLKALLFKPIPVALAFIIGAFVIIWAEKREHKIRVHHVDDLSMLDAFKLGIAQAFALIPGTSRSGSTIIGGLLFGLSRKASTEFSFFLAIPTLTVASLYDLYKHRDILHVESDLASFAVGLIAAFISALIAVKGLLRYISHHDFIIFAWYRILFGVVVIASAYSGLVQWTVD; translated from the coding sequence ATGGACATTGAATTACTGATTAAATCCCTGATTCTGGGTGTAGTCGAAGGCCTGACCGAGTTTCTACCCATCTCCAGCACCGGACATTTGATCCTGGCCGGCGACCTGCTCGACTTTAACGACGACAAAGCCAAACTGTTCACCATCGTGATTCAGGTCGGAGCGATTCTGGCGATTTGCTGGGAATACCGGGCCAAGATCGCTTCGGTGCTATCCGGCCTGACCAGCGACCGGCAAGCGCAAAAGTTTGTACTGAATCTGGCGATTGCCTTCATCCCGCTGGCCAGTTTGGGCTTGCTGTTCGGCAAACAACTCAAAGCCTTGTTGTTCAAACCGATTCCGGTAGCATTGGCCTTTATCATCGGCGCCTTCGTGATCATCTGGGCGGAAAAACGCGAACATAAGATACGCGTGCATCATGTAGACGATTTGAGCATGCTGGATGCGTTCAAACTTGGCATTGCCCAAGCTTTTGCGCTCATCCCCGGCACATCGCGCTCCGGCTCCACCATAATCGGCGGCCTGCTATTCGGCCTGTCGCGCAAGGCGTCCACCGAGTTCTCGTTTTTCCTGGCGATTCCGACCCTGACCGTCGCCAGTCTGTACGACTTATATAAGCATCGGGATATATTGCATGTCGAAAGCGATCTGGCCTCGTTTGCCGTCGGCTTGATCGCCGCCTTCATCAGCGCCTTGATTGCGGTCAAGGGTTTGCTGCGTTACATCAGCCATCACGATTTCATCATTTTTGCCTGGTACCGGATCCTGTTTGGCGTGGTGGTGATCGCCAGCGCCTATAGCGGATTAGTACAGTGGACGGTTGATTAA
- a CDS encoding YnbE family lipoprotein has protein sequence MKWSTAHSAGMLLSAFYLSGCSPSVRLEAPDKPIEINMNVKIDHEIRLKVEKDVDDLITNKKGLF, from the coding sequence ATGAAGTGGAGTACAGCACATAGCGCGGGCATGCTTTTGAGCGCTTTTTACCTGTCCGGATGCTCGCCATCCGTCAGGCTGGAAGCGCCGGACAAACCCATCGAAATCAATATGAACGTCAAAATCGACCACGAAATCCGTTTGAAAGTGGAGAAAGATGTAGACGATCTGATTACCAACAAAAAAGGCTTGTTTTAA
- a CDS encoding calcium/sodium antiporter produces the protein MALPLLMIVLGLIILVWSADLFVEGAAAIARHLGMSPLLIGMVVVGFGTSAPELSVSALSALQGNPGIALGNAYGSNITNIALILGITALISPISVHSQVIKKELPILFVVTLLAIVQLYDGDLSRLDAAIELGVFVAVMAWMTVQGMKKPSADEFEQEMEVELEQHAMSEFQAWIYLIAGLVFLVVSSRMLVWGAVSIAQDLGVSDLVIGLTIVAIGTSLPELASSIAAARKGEHDLAVGNIIGSNLFNTLAVVGVAGVIHPMSIPDEIINRDWPVMAILTLALFAMGYARNGNGNINRLEGSLLVAAYTGYTLYLISTVAGA, from the coding sequence ATGGCTCTGCCACTGTTGATGATAGTTCTCGGTTTGATCATTCTGGTCTGGAGTGCCGACTTGTTTGTCGAAGGCGCGGCCGCCATCGCCCGCCATCTGGGTATGTCCCCCCTGTTGATCGGCATGGTGGTGGTCGGTTTCGGCACCTCGGCCCCGGAATTGTCGGTTTCGGCGCTTTCCGCTTTACAGGGCAATCCCGGCATTGCCTTGGGTAATGCCTACGGCTCCAACATTACCAATATCGCCTTGATATTGGGCATCACGGCGTTGATCAGCCCGATTTCGGTACATTCCCAAGTGATAAAAAAGGAATTACCCATCCTGTTTGTTGTGACCTTGCTGGCTATAGTGCAACTCTATGACGGCGACTTGTCGCGTCTGGATGCGGCTATCGAACTGGGCGTGTTCGTAGCCGTGATGGCCTGGATGACGGTGCAAGGCATGAAAAAACCCAGTGCCGACGAATTCGAACAGGAGATGGAAGTAGAACTGGAACAACATGCCATGTCCGAATTTCAAGCCTGGATTTATCTGATCGCCGGCCTGGTGTTCCTGGTGGTCAGCTCGCGCATGCTGGTTTGGGGCGCGGTATCGATTGCCCAGGATCTGGGGGTCAGCGATTTGGTCATTGGCCTGACCATAGTCGCCATCGGCACCTCGCTGCCGGAACTGGCCTCATCGATAGCCGCCGCCCGCAAGGGCGAACACGATCTGGCCGTCGGCAATATTATCGGCTCCAACCTATTCAATACCTTGGCGGTAGTCGGCGTGGCGGGCGTGATTCATCCGATGTCTATCCCGGATGAAATCATCAACCGCGATTGGCCGGTTATGGCGATATTGACGCTAGCCCTGTTTGCGATGGGCTATGCCCGTAACGGCAACGGCAATATCAATCGTTTGGAAGGCAGCCTGTTGGTTGCCGCCTATACCGGTTACACCCTCTATCTGATCAGCACCGTGGCGGGCGCTTAG
- a CDS encoding Gfo/Idh/MocA family protein: protein MNHQAKLRWGILGAARVNERLLPAIVEASNAELVAIASRRPGAAAETLKKYAPCHPGIHAYDDPDALLTNPDIQAVYLPMANGEHAEWALRAIAHRKHVLVEKPMALTVTDIDAIETAARRYKVTVMEGFMYRFHPQHARVMEILNSGLIGEIRSVRASYSFMMRPARMYRLAENVERGGGAMWDIGCYAIHSLGMFFDQMPLAVTAMAKFVESGADVSTSGILDYGDGRFAQFDFSFERARRCEYEIVGTQGGLKCHVVWQLPGDVPVISWWTEDGRQCEERLPASNHFNLEIEHFSDCVLRGKEPRLSLDDARGNCRIIVAALESAATGQLVKI from the coding sequence ATGAACCATCAAGCCAAATTACGCTGGGGTATTTTGGGCGCGGCACGCGTCAACGAACGGTTGTTGCCGGCCATTGTGGAAGCGTCAAACGCCGAACTGGTGGCAATTGCCAGCCGCCGGCCCGGCGCGGCGGCGGAAACCCTGAAGAAATACGCCCCCTGCCATCCCGGCATCCATGCTTACGACGATCCCGATGCGCTGCTGACCAACCCGGATATACAAGCGGTTTATCTGCCGATGGCCAATGGCGAACACGCTGAATGGGCCTTGCGCGCCATCGCCCATCGTAAACATGTGCTGGTCGAAAAACCGATGGCCTTGACCGTGACCGACATCGACGCCATCGAAACCGCCGCCCGCCGTTACAAAGTCACGGTGATGGAAGGCTTTATGTACCGCTTTCATCCCCAGCATGCGCGGGTGATGGAGATATTAAATTCAGGCCTAATTGGTGAAATCCGTTCGGTGCGGGCAAGCTATTCGTTCATGATGCGGCCGGCGCGCATGTACCGGTTGGCCGAGAATGTCGAACGCGGCGGCGGCGCGATGTGGGACATCGGTTGTTACGCGATTCATTCGCTCGGAATGTTTTTCGATCAGATGCCGTTGGCGGTTACCGCTATGGCCAAGTTCGTGGAAAGCGGGGCGGATGTTTCCACCAGCGGCATACTGGATTATGGCGACGGCAGATTCGCCCAATTCGATTTCAGCTTCGAACGCGCCCGCCGCTGCGAATACGAAATCGTCGGCACTCAGGGCGGTTTGAAATGCCATGTGGTCTGGCAATTACCGGGCGACGTGCCGGTCATTTCCTGGTGGACCGAAGACGGTCGCCAGTGCGAGGAACGCCTGCCGGCCTCGAATCATTTTAATTTGGAAATCGAACATTTCAGTGACTGCGTGCTGCGAGGCAAAGAGCCGCGATTGTCGCTGGACGATGCCCGCGGAAATTGCCGGATAATCGTGGCCGCACTGGAATCGGCCGCAACCGGACAACTGGTGAAAATTTAA
- a CDS encoding YdbH domain-containing protein, whose amino-acid sequence MSDQRRIPSSRLRLFAVFLSVLLVAGLGIWWGRGMLMQWGVRQLLQRLPLLEPVASGIGFDFDQARLEHIQFGLNTAAGPATVRLQEVWANYNLRASKLDSIRVAQAQLRFAYQPSDQAAGNDQPTSTVALIPLQRITIDSLDLQIETPQGAIVFNGSAELDFAPEKPIRAIFQDTQQTIRLELAPDLRGVKLQVEQAAGGNIFELNYQQLDQLEHRAHLSADAGLLLKWLTTSSLMPAQLKQNMAASSAVQANPNITAIKLSLSAESHDKLEHLHGRLMLTRDGGYLSSADLALNTATTRLDLDGHLDLSASEAIELARPWLPETMNDWRFSTGHLMGTLHLGWRPQSAPTGSAYLTAYQLGLSVGAIRADEGHIQLDIQDLAHLSMTLSMEVAKLALGEKTTVRDLMVKARYQQNLLTLERATLPLFGGRLEVLPQIVNIDQLPVNLTLGVHNIDLSQLLDSFNYPALSGTGTISGKLPLRLGPDTIEVSEGELTATEPGVLRYQGPATDDESIAFNALRNMLYHSLQAKVNYRPNGEYRIGLRLEGKNPQVLSGHPIAFNLNLSGQLPELLQKGILAGNFDQPVLDQVKNGGQPKKPAKPQ is encoded by the coding sequence GTGTCTGACCAACGCCGCATTCCTAGCTCAAGACTGCGTTTGTTTGCGGTTTTTCTATCGGTGTTACTGGTTGCCGGCCTGGGGATTTGGTGGGGACGCGGCATGCTGATGCAATGGGGAGTGCGGCAACTGCTGCAACGGCTGCCCTTATTGGAACCCGTCGCGTCGGGCATAGGCTTCGATTTCGACCAAGCCCGCCTGGAGCATATCCAATTTGGCCTGAACACAGCTGCCGGACCGGCAACGGTTCGGCTGCAAGAGGTCTGGGCCAATTACAATCTTAGAGCTTCCAAACTCGACAGCATTCGGGTAGCCCAGGCACAATTACGATTTGCCTATCAACCAAGCGATCAAGCGGCCGGAAACGATCAACCCACTTCGACAGTGGCGTTAATCCCATTGCAGCGGATAACCATCGACAGCCTGGATCTACAAATCGAAACACCTCAAGGAGCCATTGTTTTTAACGGCAGCGCCGAGCTTGATTTTGCCCCGGAAAAGCCTATTCGGGCCATATTCCAGGATACGCAACAAACGATACGGCTCGAACTGGCACCCGACTTGCGCGGTGTAAAATTGCAGGTCGAGCAGGCCGCGGGCGGCAATATTTTCGAACTGAATTACCAACAGCTGGATCAACTCGAGCATCGTGCCCATCTAAGCGCCGATGCCGGCTTGCTGCTTAAATGGCTAACCACTTCCAGTTTGATGCCGGCCCAACTGAAACAAAACATGGCGGCATCATCGGCCGTTCAGGCAAATCCCAACATCACGGCGATCAAATTAAGCCTAAGCGCCGAATCGCATGACAAACTGGAACACCTGCATGGCCGGCTGATGTTGACACGGGATGGAGGCTATTTATCCAGCGCCGATTTAGCCCTGAATACGGCGACTACACGACTCGACTTGGACGGGCATTTGGATCTAAGCGCTAGCGAGGCTATCGAACTTGCCAGGCCGTGGTTGCCGGAAACCATGAATGACTGGCGTTTTTCCACCGGCCATCTGATGGGTACGCTGCATTTGGGTTGGCGGCCGCAATCCGCACCGACCGGTTCAGCGTATCTGACAGCTTACCAGTTAGGCCTGAGTGTTGGCGCCATTCGGGCGGATGAGGGCCATATCCAACTGGATATCCAGGATTTGGCCCATTTATCCATGACGTTATCAATGGAAGTAGCCAAGCTGGCATTGGGAGAAAAGACAACGGTACGCGATCTGATGGTCAAGGCCCGCTATCAGCAAAACCTATTGACCCTGGAACGGGCGACTTTGCCGCTATTTGGCGGTAGGCTCGAAGTCCTGCCGCAAATCGTGAATATCGATCAGCTGCCAGTAAATTTAACCCTTGGCGTGCACAACATCGATTTGTCGCAACTGTTGGACAGTTTTAATTATCCGGCCCTGTCCGGCACCGGCACCATCAGCGGTAAGCTGCCTTTAAGACTGGGGCCGGACACTATCGAGGTCAGCGAGGGTGAACTCACAGCTACCGAACCCGGCGTGTTACGTTACCAAGGGCCGGCTACGGACGACGAAAGTATCGCCTTCAATGCCTTACGCAATATGCTGTACCATAGCCTACAAGCTAAGGTGAATTACCGGCCCAATGGTGAATATCGAATCGGCTTGCGCCTGGAAGGTAAAAATCCGCAAGTGTTATCGGGGCATCCCATCGCTTTCAACCTGAATCTGAGCGGTCAGTTACCGGAACTACTACAAAAAGGCATTTTGGCGGGCAATTTCGATCAGCCGGTCCTGGATCAGGTAAAAAACGGTGGGCAACCCAAGAAACCCGCCAAGCCGCAATAA
- the cobD gene encoding threonine-phosphate decarboxylase CobD: protein MLEHGGRLRQAANRYGIPLSNWLDLSTGINPNGWPVPPVPAEYWQRLPEDDDGLLAAAQAYYQNPSLLAVAGSQAAIQTLPLLRQACRVGVLHPAYAEHAESWRKAGHQLVIVDAANITGQLDDLDVLIVINPNNPTGQRWRRRQLLQWHAQLSVRGGWLIVDEAFMDGTSEHSLSPLPVRPGLIVLRSIGKFFGLAGIRCGFVIAEQELLQYLAEQLGPWPISHPGRYVATQALSDTDWQRHAAAALKQQGQRLGNLLADSGWPPQGGCDLFQWLKTDTAVILHDLLAQQGILTRLFTTPASLRFGLPKDELAWQRLTQALAHPKIKQLLAQAKIGELNSAQLKVIYANEFTPSKKTVVD, encoded by the coding sequence TTGCTTGAGCACGGCGGACGCCTACGGCAAGCCGCAAACCGATACGGCATTCCACTGTCCAACTGGCTGGATTTGTCGACAGGCATCAACCCCAATGGCTGGCCGGTACCGCCCGTGCCCGCCGAATATTGGCAGCGCTTACCCGAAGACGATGACGGCTTGTTAGCCGCGGCCCAAGCCTACTATCAAAATCCGTCCCTGCTGGCGGTAGCGGGCTCTCAGGCCGCGATTCAAACTCTACCGTTGTTAAGACAGGCTTGCCGGGTCGGCGTGTTGCATCCGGCCTACGCCGAGCATGCCGAGAGCTGGCGCAAAGCCGGCCACCAGCTGGTGATTGTCGATGCGGCCAACATTACCGGGCAATTGGACGATCTGGACGTGCTGATCGTGATCAATCCCAATAATCCCACCGGGCAGCGCTGGCGGCGCCGGCAATTGCTGCAGTGGCATGCGCAATTGAGTGTTCGGGGCGGCTGGTTGATCGTCGATGAAGCCTTCATGGACGGCACGTCGGAACACAGCTTATCGCCATTACCGGTCAGGCCGGGATTGATCGTATTGCGCTCGATAGGTAAATTTTTTGGCCTGGCCGGCATACGCTGCGGTTTTGTGATTGCCGAGCAAGAGTTATTGCAATACCTTGCGGAACAGCTGGGACCGTGGCCCATCAGCCATCCGGGACGGTACGTGGCGACCCAAGCACTATCCGACACGGACTGGCAGCGGCACGCAGCGGCTGCATTGAAACAGCAAGGCCAACGCCTTGGGAATTTGCTGGCCGACAGCGGCTGGCCGCCCCAGGGTGGCTGTGACTTATTCCAATGGTTGAAAACCGATACCGCCGTCATTCTGCATGACTTGCTGGCGCAACAGGGCATCCTGACGCGCTTATTCACCACCCCCGCCAGCTTGCGTTTCGGCTTACCGAAAGACGAGTTAGCTTGGCAGCGGCTAACACAAGCGTTGGCACATCCCAAGATCAAACAATTACTGGCTCAGGCCAAAATTGGCGAACTCAATTCGGCACAACTTAAAGTGATTTATGCCAATGAATTTACCCCATCGAAAAAAACTGTCGTTGACTGA
- the cbiB gene encoding adenosylcobinamide-phosphate synthase CbiB: MTLTLTVVLALLLDHWLGEPRATYHPLVKFGRWAGYLEHRLLKPADSENRQRTAGIAALLCALIPCLIWLPLLPRLSVPQAVISVAILYFCIAARSLEQHAIAVFDALDDGNLPLARQRVGYIVSRQTEHMTADDTRRASIESVLENGADAVFAPLFWFILLGPIGALLYRLGNTLDAMWGYKNARYRHFGWAAARLDDLLNWIPARLTALSYVLLGHTAKALTAWRTQAHLLDSPNAGPVMTAGGGALNLQLGGPAVYHGRIKQKPWFGGDQVPEDADIARACALMYRTLFLWLIVIGLGDLLA; this comes from the coding sequence ATGACACTTACCCTGACTGTCGTTCTGGCGCTATTGCTCGACCATTGGCTGGGCGAGCCGCGCGCCACTTATCATCCGCTGGTCAAGTTCGGCCGCTGGGCCGGCTATCTGGAACATCGACTGCTCAAGCCGGCTGATTCGGAAAACCGGCAACGAACCGCCGGTATCGCCGCCTTGCTATGCGCGCTAATACCATGCCTGATTTGGCTGCCATTACTTCCCCGCTTATCGGTGCCGCAGGCCGTAATCAGCGTCGCCATTCTGTATTTCTGCATCGCCGCCCGTAGTTTGGAACAACACGCCATTGCCGTATTCGATGCGTTGGATGATGGAAACTTGCCGTTGGCTCGGCAAAGGGTCGGTTACATCGTCAGCCGCCAGACCGAACACATGACTGCGGACGATACGCGGCGCGCAAGCATAGAATCGGTGCTGGAAAACGGCGCTGACGCGGTTTTCGCGCCGCTGTTCTGGTTTATATTACTGGGTCCAATCGGCGCCCTGTTGTACCGGCTCGGCAATACCCTGGATGCGATGTGGGGTTACAAAAATGCGCGTTACCGGCACTTCGGCTGGGCGGCGGCCCGTTTAGATGATCTGTTGAACTGGATTCCGGCCCGCTTGACCGCGCTCAGCTATGTCTTGCTGGGCCATACCGCCAAGGCCTTAACCGCCTGGCGCACCCAGGCACACCTATTGGACAGCCCCAACGCGGGCCCGGTAATGACCGCCGGTGGTGGCGCATTGAATCTGCAACTGGGCGGCCCGGCCGTTTATCACGGTCGAATCAAGCAAAAACCTTGGTTCGGCGGCGACCAAGTTCCGGAAGACGCCGACATTGCCCGAGCCTGCGCACTGATGTACCGCACATTATTTTTATGGCTGATTGTGATCGGCCTGGGAGATTTGCTTGCTTGA
- a CDS encoding YdbL family protein yields MKNKSFVIMLATLLLGLCLSAMPAAAADLAQSKAAGQVGEQMNGLLGLVDPNAPADVKALVDSINAQRLAEYQRIATKNGVPADEVARLTAQKVIDQAGPGHYVQTPSGWQRR; encoded by the coding sequence ATGAAAAACAAAAGTTTCGTAATCATGCTGGCGACCTTATTGCTGGGTTTGTGTTTGTCCGCCATGCCGGCCGCCGCCGCCGATCTGGCCCAGAGCAAAGCCGCCGGACAAGTAGGCGAGCAAATGAACGGCCTTCTAGGATTGGTCGACCCGAACGCACCAGCCGATGTCAAAGCCCTGGTGGATAGCATCAACGCCCAGCGCCTGGCCGAATACCAACGCATCGCCACCAAAAACGGCGTACCGGCCGACGAAGTGGCCCGCCTGACCGCACAGAAAGTCATCGATCAGGCCGGTCCTGGGCATTATGTACAGACGCCGTCCGGCTGGCAACGGCGTTAA